The Gemmatimonadota bacterium genomic interval CGAAGACATGATTCAGCGACTCACCACTCCACTGATCGACTGCGCACGACGGCTTCGGGACCGACAGGTCGTTCGCCTGATGGGGCTCATCGCGATCGCGGCCGTCCTGGCCGACTGGGCAAGCAAATCCTGGGCTCTGGAGCGAGCGAACGACGCCCTAGTCCCGCTCGGAGCCCTGACCCTCGGAGTAGTCCACAATCAGGGGTTCGCCCTTTCGGCAGGGGACGGCGAGATCTCGACCCTCGTGGTCGCCGGCGTGCGCCTGGCCGGGCTCGCCGGCTTTCTCTTCCTGAGCCACCGCATCGCACGACTGTTGAGCCCACGCCACGCCTATGGCGTGGCTCTCATCGTGGCGGGGGGGATGGGCAACCTCGCCGACCTGTTCTTCCGGGGTGCCGTAGTGGACTTCATCGGGGCGGGCCCGCTCGTAGTGGATTGGGGGAGCGCCCCTCTCCACATGCACGTCGTGTTTAACGTGGCGGACCTATTCATCCTCATCGGGATCGGGATGATCGCGCCCTTTCTTCACGAGGCCGGTAAGGCGGGGCAGCGCCGCCTTGCAGCCTGGGAGCGGCGCATCCTGAGGCGGGGGGTTCAGTACTGAGCCTGGCCGCCCGCCCCGTTCCCCTTGACGGGCGGCCCGTCCATCCCATCAGTTGAGCAGCCGGGGCTGGATCTGTGCCACCGATTCTCGCCAGCAACTTCCTCTCGGCCATCGCTCATGCGTGATCGGGCATCCCACCTCAGGGGACCTTATGAGACTCAGCTACGCGGTAGTTTCGTCACTCTGGATTGGCCTCCTTCCCGCGGGACTGGCAGCGCAGAATCCGGCGCCGGCCCAGGCGGGCGCGGTCAGCAGCGCGGTGGCGAATCCCACCTACGTTTCCATCGTGATGGAGATCGACGTGGCGCGCCCCGCGGAGGAAGCCTGGGCACGGGTCGGGAAATACTGTGACATCGCGGAGTGGCTGCCGATCGCCAGCGGCTGCACGATGCTCTCCGGCACGGAGGGCGAAATCGGCTCGGTGCGTTCGGTCGCCAACGAGATCCTCGTCGGCAAGACGCCTCTCTCGTATACCTACACGCAGCCTGTGCGGGACGGCCGTCCTTACAATCTCTACCACGGCACCCTCGAAGCTCGCCCGGTGACCGCCACCACGTCGAAGCTTGTCTACACGCTGATGTACGACAATTCGATGCTCGCGGACGACGCCGCGCGGGAACAGGACCGCCAGAGACGGACGACCACCTTTACGAACGCTCTGCAGAACATGAAGACGCTCGCCGAAGGCGGGACCCTCACGCCCGGGGGCTGAGTCGGGTCCTCAATTTCGGATCAAACCGTTCGCTCTTCGACAACGTATGCGCCCGACAGGATTAGCTGCGGTCGCCTGCGGCGATCCTCGGTGGTCTCTCGGGTGGACATGCCGGAACACAGCCTCAGCATCTCCCTCCGCTTGGCTCGAACCTGTGACCTTCGGCTCCGGAGGCCGAGGGATCGCTGCGCACCGCTGCGAGTTCCCCTGGAAGGTGGCTCAACCGCGCCGCCTTCCTCTCGGCGGGCATTCCTCAGCAGCGGTGGACGGTGCCCAGCGGTGGTGGCTGTTGGAACGGTTCCTGGCACTGTTTCAAAGGGGTGAACGGGTTCACTTCCAGACCGTCGGCGCCGCTCTCGACGCATACGTAACGAGCAAGTGCGATCGGGTTCACCGAGCACGAGCCCGTCCGCCATCATAAGCTGCTGCCGGTCAGAAGGAATCGCCGTCGAGAGCCCGCATCACCTCGTCATCGTACTCGACTACTTACTCTCGGCGAGGTTCAGTGCCCTCTGGAGCGGTCTCGGGCCGATATCCCATAGCCCGGTAACCTTTCAGGCGCTTCGCGAACATCCGTTCCAGCATTGGCACGCCTCGATCGACGTAGTCGAAAATGCAGACGTCGGTCTTTCCCCGGTGCGTCCGATGAAGCCGTCCGGCGTACTGTACGAGTGTCCCTTTCCACGACACGGGCATCGTCAGGAACAGAGTATCGAGGCGGGCGTCGTCGAACCCTTCTCCGATGAAGCGCCCGGTGGCCAGAAGAACGCGCTCCCCCGAGTCCGGGATAGACGCGAGCGCTTGCGCGACCCCTCGGCGCTGCTTGACACCCATCCCGCCGCGGAGGACCACCACATTCCTGGCGACCCGCCCCAACCGCTCGGCGAGGTATTCGAGATGGTCGCGACGCTCGGTGAGCAGGACCGGAGAGCGACCCCCCTCCAGCGCGCGGATGACATCATCGAGGATCATCTCGTTGCGCCCCTCATCCGTGGCAAGCTGGCTGTAGATCTCCTGGATCGCTGGGGGTTTCGCGGAGGTATCGATCCGGAACTCGGTTTCCCGGACGATGAAGTGCTGCTCGAAGCCTCGGCGGGCCGCCTGTCTCCTTGGATCGACAGAGTAGCGAATGGGGCCGATCTGAAGTTCGATGATCGGGTGATGGCCGTCCCGGCGCTTTGGCGTGGCCGTGAGGCCCGTGACGTACCGAGACCGGACCTCACGCATCACGCGCTCGAAGGAAACGGCAGGCACGTGATGGCATTCATCAACGAGCACGTGACCGTAACTGGCGACGATGTCATCCACCTTCCCACGCCGCACCAGACTCTGGATCATGGCCACGTCCACGACTCCCGTGATCTTCCGCATCCCACCCCCGATCTGGCCGATCTCCCTTGGCTTCAGTTCGAGAAAGAGAGCGAGCTGCGCCCTCCACTGATCCACGAGCTGCGTGCGGTGAACGATCACGAGGGTGTTTCGGCCACGCTTCGCGATCAGGTGGGTGCCGACCACGGACTTTCCCGTCCCGGGGGGAGCCACAAACACTCCCGTCTCCTGAGACAGGAGGGCCCCAACAGCTCGCTCCTGGAGGTCGGTGAGCTGCCCGTGGAACTCCACGACAAGGTTTTCTCCGTCCGTTCGCAGGTCGTCCACCACAAGCTCGATCTCATGCCGACGAAGCAGCTCCTCCAGCGCTGAGACGCACCCTCGCGGCAAGGCGATGTGTTCCGGCAGGTCTTCGCCGCAGCTGATGACGCGAGGGATCCGCGCCGTCGAGAGACGCATGGCCTGCTTCTCATAAAACTGGGGGTTCTGAAAAGCGGCCAGCCGATTAATCTGGTTGAGAAGAGCCGGGGGAAGACCAGCCTTCTCAACGAATAGCTGCTGAGCCAGCACCGAGCGGACCTCGGACGGGAGCGGTCCCTCGATGGGCTCTTTTCGGCCCTCGTCAGAGGGCAGGGCCAACCACGGGGATTCGACCTCCCCATCCATCGCATCCGCCACCCCGCGCACGCCGAGGATCCTCCCGCTAACCGAGGCGTCCCGTGCAAGCCCAGCTGCCCGGGCTGGAAGTATGCTTGGCCGCCCCGCGAGATAGGCCCACTGATCCGGAAACGGTGTCCACGCGTCATCCACGAACACCGTGTTTCCGAGTTTTCTCGCCTCGTACTGGAGAGGCAGGGCGATGAGGTTCCCGAACCCACCGCGGGGCATCGTATCCTGATTCGGGAAGAGCCGGTCGTACGAGCTCATGGGAAGCTCCGGCCGCGACGCCATGGTCTCCGTGAGCAAGTAGGACGCCACCTTACGCGCGTTGGTCGCCGGCACGGGCGCCGAGAAGAAGAACCACACGTGCGCCCCCTTGCCCGAGCGCGAGCGCTCTACTGATGGAACGAGTCCAAAGCGGCGAGAGGTTGCCACGTAGGCGGCGACATCCTCCTGCCAATTCCCCTTATCGAAATCCACGGCGATAAATCGGCAGGTCTGATCGGCCAACAGAGGGTACACGCCTACGACGTGGCGCCCCTGAAGGTGGTCGAGGAGCACCTCATCCGTGATCCCCAGGAACGCCTGGTTCGGGCACTCCCCGCACTTGACCTGGGGCTTCCCACAGACTCCTGGCACCCACTCGTTGCCGCAGGCCGGGGCGTAGCCATGTTTGTTCGTCTTGGCGTTCTGCCACAGCTTGGGAAAGACATCGATTCGGCCCGCGAACAGGGAGCGAAAGAGCGCCACTTTCTCGCGCTTCGACCGGGGGCGCCACCCGGGCTCCAGCACGGGGAGCTGGCTGGACGACCTCTCCTCTTCCGCGAGACGGCTCCTCAGGCCCCTGAGGAGGCTCTCCGTCTCGGTCCGCTGGGCGTCCAACTCGGCAAGCCGACCTTCGACCTTCGCAATTTGGTCGCGGAGGGAACCGCCTTCGGCGCGCGGCATCGTCGAGCTCCGTGGTCGATCAGCGTCCAGGCGCGGACTCGAGGAATCCGCTGCTCTCCAGCCGCTGGGCGAAACGTCGAAGCTGCGCTCTGGTGCGGAGAGCCTCAAGATAGGCGGATGGCGTTAACGGATCGCGCAGCAGTGAGGTGCGATGGGCCTCAGCAGCCCGGAGCACGCCCTCCCGATCCACAGCCCAAAGCTGTTCGAGAAAACTCGGCGGACGTTTCCGCTCGAGACCGAACCCCATGAGAAGGCTTTCGGGGAAGTCCTTGGTGTTCCACGTCACGATCACGTCGGCCTCGTAATGGACCGCCAGCGCGAGCACGTGCCGGTCTCCCTCATCAGGCAGCTGCACTACCGGTGCGGCATCGTCAAAGTCGAACCCACGGGCATCCGGGAAGGCCTGCTGCATCTGCGTCGCGAGATGCTCGAGCTGCTCTTCGCTCAGCCTTGTGTTGGCCCGCAGGTTCCGGTCGACCTCCTCCAAGATTGACTCCGACCACAGGGGCTGGTAAAGGCCCTCCGCCGCGAGCCACAGGAGGAGATTGCGCAGCTGAAAAGGATACAGAACGTTGGCGTCCAGCACGGCGAGCAGGTTCAGCTCAGTACCCCTCGTCCATACTGGCCGTGGTCTTGGCCATCTCACCTAGCGCCGTAGTCCGTTCTCGTCCGGATACCGCTTCCCCACCGCGACTCATCGTTCGCTTGTATCTCTCCACCTCCGTTCGGAGGACACGGCGGTGCGTACCCACCATCCGATAGCTCATCTTCCCTCCTTCCAGAAGGTTGATGAGCGTGGGCCGGGACATCCCGAGTTCCGCAGCAGCTCGGGTGGTTGTGTATTCAGATCCTTCGCGAGAACCCTCGACAACCACCGCGTTTCCCTTCGCGAACTCCTCCAAGACCCTGTCCAGAGCTACGCGCGTTGCGGCGGACAGCTCCACCCCAGCCAGGCGAAGGGCTCCCCCAGGAGCCCGCTTTCTCGCGGCCTGCATGGCGTCCCGGATCTTTCGGGCAGCATCCATGTCTTCCTTCGATGGTTCGATTCTGTGCTTGACAACCACCGCGGCCTCCTTCGCGCAAAGGGAGTTGCTTCATGTGCCAAGTGAAACTAACGCAGCACTCGTACTAACTGCAATGAGCGTCCGGCTCTCCGTCGGAGTGGGTACCGTTTGTCACTGAGCGTCGGCCCTTCTTGACACTGCGAAGGCCCCGCAACGCACCCAACACGTTGCGGGGCCTTCGCTTACCTCATGCGCCCGACGGGATTAGCTGCGGCTTCGCCTTCGCAGATCCTGTGGTGCACCTCCTTCGCGTTTCATCACCTATGCGCCCGACAGGATTCGAACCTGTGACCTTCGGCTCCGGAGGCCGACGCTCTATCCATCTGAGCTACGAGCGCGTGCACTGCCCTTCCCTGCCCCCGCGAAGAGCGGGGAGACGCGCGGAATAAGCCGAGTTCTGTCCCGGCCGAAGCCGGGGAGGATCATTTCTCTGGGGCCCGCATCGCTGCGTGCCTCGTGCGGCCTACCCGGGACTCAGACGGAGCGGGCCGCTCCTCGTCCCTGCATGGCCTTGCTCCGGGTGGGGTTTGCCTTGCGACCACCGTTGCCGGCGGCCCGGTGCGCTCTTACCGCACCCTTTCACCCTTGCCTGTGCCCCGAAGGGCCATCGGCGGTCTGCTCTCTGTTGCACTTTCCGTCGGCTTTCGCCGCCCGGGCGTTACCCGGCACCCTGCCCTGTGGAGCTCGGACTTTCCTCCGGCGGTCACCGGTTGCCCGGCCCGCCCGCGATCCTCACTCGCGCGTTCCCCAGACCCTTCATCTCTATCGAGACCCCGCTGGGGGCGGGCCTGGAAGTTTACGGGAACGGTCTCAGGGGGTCCAGTGCGGAGGCCGCCTCTTGCCCTGATCCCAACGCTCCGGCACACCTTCGAATTGGGGGCTGGCGGGGCGCATTGGAATACCCGAATATACACCGAAACTACAGCGAAGAATCCGGCTATCAAAAGAAATGGACCGGTCCCTCCCCATCATCCGCGGTCGCGGCTCTGCCGACGATGTGCCGAACCGATTCGAGCGCCTCCACGTCGAATTCGAGCCGGAAGAGCAGGGAGATCCGCACCGGCGTCGCACCGAATATCTGCGGGACACCTCCCGCTCCGCCCTCAATCGAAACAGCAGCCCGGACGTCGGCTTCGACTGGAGCCTCAATCCGTATCGGGGTTGCGAGCATGGGTGTGTGTACTGCGTTTCAGCTGAAACGCCGATCCTCCATGACGACGGCTCCTGGAGACCAATTGGAGGGGTTCTTGGGGGCGATTCCCTTGTGGGCTTCGATGAGCACCCCGGCGTCTCAGGACAGCCGAGAATGTTGCGGCGAGCCCGGGTCGAAGCTGTCCGATGGTCGAAAAAGCCAACGCTAAGACTCGTCACCCGGCGTACGGAAGTTGCGACGACGCACGAGCACCGATGGTTGGA includes:
- a CDS encoding signal peptidase II is translated as MIQRLTTPLIDCARRLRDRQVVRLMGLIAIAAVLADWASKSWALERANDALVPLGALTLGVVHNQGFALSAGDGEISTLVVAGVRLAGLAGFLFLSHRIARLLSPRHAYGVALIVAGGMGNLADLFFRGAVVDFIGAGPLVVDWGSAPLHMHVVFNVADLFILIGIGMIAPFLHEAGKAGQRRLAAWERRILRRGVQY
- a CDS encoding SRPBCC family protein, whose product is MRLSYAVVSSLWIGLLPAGLAAQNPAPAQAGAVSSAVANPTYVSIVMEIDVARPAEEAWARVGKYCDIAEWLPIASGCTMLSGTEGEIGSVRSVANEILVGKTPLSYTYTQPVRDGRPYNLYHGTLEARPVTATTSKLVYTLMYDNSMLADDAAREQDRQRRTTTFTNALQNMKTLAEGGTLTPGG
- a CDS encoding DEAD/DEAH box helicase family protein produces the protein MPRAEGGSLRDQIAKVEGRLAELDAQRTETESLLRGLRSRLAEEERSSSQLPVLEPGWRPRSKREKVALFRSLFAGRIDVFPKLWQNAKTNKHGYAPACGNEWVPGVCGKPQVKCGECPNQAFLGITDEVLLDHLQGRHVVGVYPLLADQTCRFIAVDFDKGNWQEDVAAYVATSRRFGLVPSVERSRSGKGAHVWFFFSAPVPATNARKVASYLLTETMASRPELPMSSYDRLFPNQDTMPRGGFGNLIALPLQYEARKLGNTVFVDDAWTPFPDQWAYLAGRPSILPARAAGLARDASVSGRILGVRGVADAMDGEVESPWLALPSDEGRKEPIEGPLPSEVRSVLAQQLFVEKAGLPPALLNQINRLAAFQNPQFYEKQAMRLSTARIPRVISCGEDLPEHIALPRGCVSALEELLRRHEIELVVDDLRTDGENLVVEFHGQLTDLQERAVGALLSQETGVFVAPPGTGKSVVGTHLIAKRGRNTLVIVHRTQLVDQWRAQLALFLELKPREIGQIGGGMRKITGVVDVAMIQSLVRRGKVDDIVASYGHVLVDECHHVPAVSFERVMREVRSRYVTGLTATPKRRDGHHPIIELQIGPIRYSVDPRRQAARRGFEQHFIVRETEFRIDTSAKPPAIQEIYSQLATDEGRNEMILDDVIRALEGGRSPVLLTERRDHLEYLAERLGRVARNVVVLRGGMGVKQRRGVAQALASIPDSGERVLLATGRFIGEGFDDARLDTLFLTMPVSWKGTLVQYAGRLHRTHRGKTDVCIFDYVDRGVPMLERMFAKRLKGYRAMGYRPETAPEGTEPRRE
- a CDS encoding PIN domain-containing protein, producing MRWPRPRPVWTRGTELNLLAVLDANVLYPFQLRNLLLWLAAEGLYQPLWSESILEEVDRNLRANTRLSEEQLEHLATQMQQAFPDARGFDFDDAAPVVQLPDEGDRHVLALAVHYEADVIVTWNTKDFPESLLMGFGLERKRPPSFLEQLWAVDREGVLRAAEAHRTSLLRDPLTPSAYLEALRTRAQLRRFAQRLESSGFLESAPGR
- a CDS encoding excisionase family DNA-binding protein; the protein is MVVKHRIEPSKEDMDAARKIRDAMQAARKRAPGGALRLAGVELSAATRVALDRVLEEFAKGNAVVVEGSREGSEYTTTRAAAELGMSRPTLINLLEGGKMSYRMVGTHRRVLRTEVERYKRTMSRGGEAVSGRERTTALGEMAKTTASMDEGY